From a single Alloactinosynnema sp. L-07 genomic region:
- a CDS encoding class II fumarate hydratase, which translates to MADYRIEHDTMGEVRVPADALWRAQTQRAVENFPISGRGLERAQIRALGLLKAAAARVNAKLDVLDADVAEAIAAAATEVADGAHDAQFPIDVFQTGSGTSSNMNANEVIATLATRALGREVHPNDHVNASQSSNDTFPTTIHVAATEALVEDVIPALSLLAKAIEDRAAGWADVVKSGRTHLMDAVPVTLGQEAGAWAAQVRYGVERLESVLPRLGELPIGGTAVGSGLNAPEGFGAAVAAELAGITGLPLTEARDHFEAQATQDSVVEASGQLRTVAVSLFKIANDLRWLGSGPRTGLAELALPDLQPGSSIMPGKVNPVIPEATMMVVAQVIGNDAAVAFAGTQGNFQLNVMLPVIARNVLESARLIGAVARLLAEKVIAGVEPNVERLREQAESSPSIVTPLNSYLGYEEAASIAKQSLAERRTIREVVIERGHVEAGKLTEAQLDEALDVLRMARGGR; encoded by the coding sequence ATGGCCGACTACCGCATCGAGCACGACACCATGGGTGAGGTCCGCGTCCCCGCCGACGCGCTGTGGCGGGCGCAGACCCAGCGCGCCGTCGAGAACTTCCCGATTTCTGGGCGCGGTCTCGAACGCGCCCAGATCCGCGCGCTCGGGCTGCTCAAGGCGGCCGCTGCCAGGGTGAACGCCAAGCTGGACGTGCTCGACGCCGACGTCGCCGAGGCCATCGCCGCGGCGGCGACCGAGGTGGCCGACGGCGCGCACGACGCGCAGTTCCCGATCGACGTGTTCCAGACCGGGTCGGGCACGTCGTCGAACATGAACGCCAACGAGGTCATCGCGACCCTGGCGACCCGCGCGCTGGGCCGCGAGGTTCACCCGAACGATCACGTGAACGCGTCCCAGTCGTCCAACGACACCTTCCCCACCACGATCCACGTCGCCGCCACCGAGGCGCTGGTCGAGGACGTCATCCCGGCGTTGTCGCTGCTGGCCAAGGCCATCGAGGACCGGGCGGCGGGGTGGGCGGACGTGGTCAAGTCCGGCCGGACGCACCTGATGGACGCCGTCCCGGTGACCCTGGGCCAAGAGGCGGGCGCGTGGGCCGCACAGGTGCGCTACGGCGTCGAGCGGCTCGAATCGGTCCTGCCCCGGCTCGGTGAGCTGCCCATCGGCGGCACGGCGGTCGGCAGCGGCCTCAACGCGCCCGAGGGCTTCGGCGCCGCGGTGGCCGCCGAACTCGCGGGGATCACCGGCCTGCCGCTGACCGAGGCCCGCGACCACTTCGAGGCCCAGGCGACCCAGGATTCCGTGGTCGAGGCCTCCGGTCAGCTGCGCACGGTCGCGGTGTCGCTGTTCAAGATCGCCAACGACCTGCGGTGGCTGGGGTCGGGCCCGCGCACCGGCCTGGCCGAGCTGGCGCTGCCGGATCTGCAGCCAGGTTCGTCGATCATGCCTGGCAAGGTCAACCCGGTGATCCCGGAGGCGACGATGATGGTCGTGGCCCAGGTGATCGGCAACGACGCCGCGGTGGCGTTCGCGGGCACCCAGGGCAACTTCCAGCTCAACGTGATGCTGCCGGTGATCGCCCGCAACGTGCTCGAGTCGGCGCGGCTGATCGGCGCGGTGGCCCGGCTGCTGGCCGAGAAGGTGATCGCGGGCGTCGAGCCGAACGTCGAGCGGCTGCGCGAGCAGGCCGAGTCGTCGCCGTCGATCGTGACGCCGCTGAACTCCTACCTCGGCTACGAGGAGGCCGCGTCCATCGCCAAGCAGTCGCTGGCCGAGCGGCGCACGATCCGCGAGGTCGTCATCGAACGCGGCCACGTCGAGGCGGGCAAGCTCACCGAGGCCCAACTGGACGAGGCGCTCGACGTGCTTCGGATGGCCCGCGGCGGACGCTAG
- a CDS encoding DUF4245 domain-containing protein, with protein sequence MAEKRDRSQHGLRDMVMSLTALLLIIGALLFFNRGCSFSPGTPETDSAIAPTVDARADLTRYASSVDFPIRVPSLPAPWRANSSSSGPVAPASVVVRVGWLTPGRFVQLSQSGAPAADVVSVETGQKDSKPTGSVEAGGRSWQVFPGRRDEKAWATEVDGATLVITGSGSEDDFRTMATAVLAATPVTRP encoded by the coding sequence GTGGCAGAGAAGCGCGACCGGTCCCAGCACGGCCTCCGTGACATGGTCATGTCCCTGACCGCCCTGCTGCTGATCATCGGCGCGCTGCTGTTCTTCAACCGCGGCTGTTCGTTCAGCCCGGGCACCCCGGAGACGGACTCGGCCATCGCGCCCACCGTCGACGCGCGCGCCGACCTGACCCGCTACGCCTCGTCGGTCGACTTCCCGATCCGAGTGCCGTCACTGCCCGCGCCGTGGCGGGCCAACTCGTCGAGCTCCGGCCCGGTGGCCCCGGCCTCGGTGGTGGTCCGGGTCGGCTGGCTCACCCCAGGCCGGTTCGTGCAACTGAGCCAGTCGGGGGCGCCCGCGGCGGACGTCGTGTCCGTGGAGACCGGGCAGAAGGACTCGAAGCCGACGGGCTCGGTCGAGGCGGGTGGCCGCTCCTGGCAGGTCTTCCCTGGCCGCCGCGACGAGAAGGCGTGGGCGACCGAGGTCGACGGGGCGACGCTGGTGATCACGGGCAGCGGCTCGGAGGACGACTTCCGCACGATGGCGACCGCCGTGCTGGCCGCCACCCCGGTCACGCGTCCGTAG
- a CDS encoding DMT family transporter — protein sequence MTITAAPARLGIGSGALACAFVGASVPVSGLLVDYPLFAGQAVRYALGGLLLVAWAAALRVRIRPPAWRDMPALLAVVAIGMLGFNACLLAAQRSADPGLVAAVLGGSPLVIAMIAPMLTRSRPAVRALAGAGLAVVGVVILSGGGSWHGPGLFLAILTMLGEASFTLFAVGPVQRLGGFSVALWCHAIAVVCGAALAVSLDGVLRAPTATESAAIGAVAVLTVVAFCLWYRCVELLGAGRAAVLIGAMPVSGLAVSVALGAQPLTAAAVLGAVVVAMGCVFGLKA from the coding sequence ATGACGATCACCGCCGCCCCAGCCCGTCTCGGAATCGGGTCCGGGGCCCTGGCGTGCGCCTTCGTCGGGGCGAGTGTTCCGGTGTCGGGCCTGCTGGTGGACTACCCGCTGTTCGCGGGCCAGGCCGTCCGCTATGCCCTCGGCGGCCTGCTCCTGGTCGCCTGGGCGGCCGCCCTGCGGGTGCGGATCCGGCCGCCCGCCTGGCGGGACATGCCCGCGCTGCTGGCGGTCGTCGCCATCGGGATGCTCGGCTTCAACGCCTGCCTGCTGGCCGCCCAGCGGTCGGCCGACCCTGGGCTGGTCGCCGCGGTCCTCGGCGGGAGTCCGCTGGTCATCGCCATGATCGCGCCGATGCTCACCAGGTCGAGGCCCGCCGTGCGCGCGCTCGCGGGCGCGGGCCTTGCCGTCGTCGGGGTGGTGATCCTGTCCGGCGGCGGCTCCTGGCACGGCCCCGGCTTGTTCCTGGCCATCCTCACGATGCTGGGCGAGGCCTCATTCACCCTCTTCGCGGTCGGCCCGGTCCAGCGGCTCGGCGGCTTCTCCGTCGCGCTCTGGTGCCACGCGATCGCGGTGGTGTGCGGAGCGGCGCTCGCGGTCTCGCTCGACGGTGTCCTGCGGGCGCCGACCGCCACCGAGTCCGCCGCCATCGGCGCGGTAGCCGTGTTGACCGTGGTCGCCTTCTGTCTCTGGTACCGGTGTGTGGAGTTGCTCGGCGCGGGCCGGGCGGCGGTGCTGATCGGCGCGATGCCGGTCTCGGGGTTGGCGGTGTCGGTGGCTCTGGGCGCCCAGCCGCTGACCGCCGCGGCCGTGCTCGGGGCGGTCGTCGTCGCGATGGGCTGCGTGTTCGGCCTGAAGGCCTAG
- the rmuC gene encoding DNA recombination protein RmuC, which produces MTAVLGTVAAVLVLLLAAAAALFWRLYTDSVRRADAARAEVEAERRRSDAHQVALRRYEVAFASISGRGELGEQVLVETARALGLREGLHFSVQTDVAGGGAVRPDLLLLVGADRRVPVDAKMSLACWAEAVETDDAEERLDALRVHVRNIRSRAAELAGKGYQRWADAIYGTIMFVPSDAAVVAALDTDPDLMRWLLDRRVFICGPTGFAVIASAALFAATERTIADDVTAVRSRAASAHRAAGMAVDAVNLSSTHLQRFLSARRRELDALELFRTTVTPLSDAAASPTPLPGVRRVEETVINGHDLQEEMPID; this is translated from the coding sequence GTGACCGCCGTGCTCGGCACCGTCGCCGCCGTGCTCGTGCTGCTGCTCGCCGCCGCCGCGGCACTGTTCTGGCGGCTCTACACCGACAGCGTTCGGCGAGCCGACGCCGCGCGCGCCGAAGTCGAGGCCGAACGCCGCCGCTCCGACGCCCACCAGGTCGCCTTGCGCCGCTACGAGGTCGCCTTCGCCTCGATCAGCGGGCGCGGCGAACTGGGCGAACAGGTGCTGGTGGAGACCGCGCGGGCCTTGGGCCTGCGGGAGGGGCTGCACTTCAGCGTGCAGACCGACGTCGCGGGCGGCGGTGCCGTCCGGCCGGACCTGCTCTTACTCGTCGGCGCCGACCGCCGGGTCCCGGTCGACGCCAAGATGAGCCTGGCCTGCTGGGCCGAGGCCGTGGAGACCGACGACGCCGAGGAACGCCTCGACGCGTTGCGGGTCCACGTGCGCAACATCCGCTCGCGCGCGGCCGAGTTGGCGGGCAAGGGCTACCAGCGCTGGGCGGACGCGATCTACGGCACGATCATGTTCGTCCCGTCGGACGCGGCGGTCGTGGCCGCGCTCGACACCGACCCGGACCTGATGCGCTGGCTGCTGGACCGCCGCGTCTTCATCTGCGGCCCCACCGGCTTCGCCGTCATCGCTTCCGCGGCCCTGTTCGCCGCGACCGAGCGGACCATCGCCGACGACGTCACCGCGGTCCGCTCCCGTGCGGCCTCCGCCCACCGGGCCGCGGGCATGGCGGTCGACGCCGTCAACCTGTCCAGCACCCACCTCCAGCGCTTCCTGTCGGCCCGCCGCCGCGAACTCGACGCGCTGGAACTGTTCCGGACCACCGTCACCCCGCTGTCCGACGCCGCCGCCAGCCCGACGCCCCTGCCGGGAGTGCGGCGGGTGGAGGAAACGGTGATCAACGGCCACGACCTCCAGGAGGAGATGCCCATCGACTGA
- a CDS encoding exodeoxyribonuclease VII small subunit, with protein sequence MTDPGYEQARDELAEVVAKLEAGGLPLEDSLALWERGEALAKVCDRHLAGARERIETALAAVEAEPD encoded by the coding sequence TTGACCGACCCCGGCTACGAACAGGCCCGCGACGAGCTGGCCGAGGTCGTCGCCAAGCTGGAAGCGGGCGGTCTGCCCCTTGAGGACTCCCTAGCCCTATGGGAACGCGGCGAGGCCCTGGCCAAGGTCTGCGACCGCCACCTGGCAGGCGCCCGTGAACGCATCGAAACCGCCCTAGCCGCAGTCGAGGCAGAGCCCGACTAG
- a CDS encoding L,D-transpeptidase, which translates to MRVSKAMLGAMVVGMALLSACGTTEQPVAAVGDTSTVKPTTTVAPPVTTTTTVEPTTTVAPPTTTTKPPVTTTTKPKPKPTTTTKPPAQPSEGTPCKATAAACIDLSANQSWLLKDGKVIYGPVPITHGKPGYRTPVGTFRVGWKDIDHKSSQFNNAPMPYSVFFNGGIAFHAGSLKVPSHGCIHLSNAAAQKYYNSLAVGAVVQVVA; encoded by the coding sequence ATGCGGGTCAGCAAGGCGATGTTGGGGGCAATGGTCGTCGGGATGGCTCTGCTGTCCGCGTGCGGGACGACGGAACAGCCGGTCGCGGCGGTCGGTGACACCTCCACGGTGAAGCCGACTACGACTGTGGCTCCGCCGGTGACGACGACTACCACCGTTGAGCCGACGACGACTGTGGCTCCTCCTACGACGACCACGAAGCCGCCGGTTACGACCACGACTAAGCCGAAGCCTAAGCCGACTACTACGACGAAGCCGCCTGCTCAGCCGTCGGAGGGCACGCCGTGCAAGGCGACTGCCGCGGCGTGTATCGACTTGTCGGCGAATCAGTCGTGGTTGCTTAAGGATGGCAAGGTCATCTACGGGCCGGTCCCGATCACGCATGGCAAGCCTGGTTACCGGACGCCGGTGGGTACGTTCCGGGTGGGCTGGAAGGACATCGACCACAAGTCCAGCCAGTTCAACAACGCGCCGATGCCGTATTCGGTGTTCTTCAATGGTGGTATCGCGTTTCACGCGGGCAGCCTGAAGGTTCCGTCCCATGGCTGCATCCACCTGTCGAACGCGGCGGCGCAGAAGTATTACAACTCGTTGGCTGTGGGTGCTGTGGTGCAGGTCGTGGCGTAG
- a CDS encoding DUF6542 domain-containing protein — MEPTWDERPIFGRSRGLPWWGAVLLAFGLTLVAAVIDIQRQDTLGKIYQGAYILGCVAAVCLVRRRNLFGPIVQPPLVFALTAVGTVLALAPASPGGGLKTLLFQVALPLTSNFPTMGITTAVVVAIGLGRLFLQRDPDPDGSEDAKPRAAVSPRPDVADDPFDEVPARRPRPSEDERRRVPRPGGRSRPADDPARRAARTDDRPGRSADDRAPRPARDDDRSARRGDPRPAREERPRRDDDRPRPAREDRQPRTSDRHRDGDRPRPPRDRAADPRPRDDRAARPAPKRQPPRRPRPEDR, encoded by the coding sequence GTGGAACCCACGTGGGACGAGCGTCCGATCTTCGGCAGGTCGCGTGGCCTGCCATGGTGGGGCGCGGTGTTGCTGGCGTTCGGGCTCACGCTCGTGGCCGCCGTGATCGACATCCAACGGCAGGACACCCTGGGCAAGATCTATCAGGGCGCCTACATCCTGGGCTGCGTCGCGGCGGTGTGCCTGGTGCGCAGGCGCAACCTGTTCGGCCCGATCGTGCAGCCGCCGCTGGTGTTCGCGTTGACCGCTGTTGGCACGGTGCTGGCGTTGGCGCCCGCGTCCCCAGGTGGCGGGCTCAAGACCCTGCTCTTCCAGGTCGCACTGCCGCTGACCAGCAACTTCCCGACGATGGGCATCACCACGGCCGTGGTGGTCGCCATCGGCCTGGGACGCCTGTTCCTCCAGCGCGATCCTGATCCCGATGGATCCGAGGACGCCAAGCCACGCGCCGCGGTCAGCCCCCGGCCCGACGTCGCCGACGACCCGTTCGACGAGGTCCCCGCCCGCAGGCCGCGTCCCTCCGAGGACGAGCGCCGCCGAGTCCCGCGTCCCGGCGGCCGTTCCCGCCCCGCCGACGACCCAGCGAGGCGAGCCGCCCGCACCGACGACCGACCCGGCCGCTCAGCCGACGACCGCGCCCCCCGCCCCGCTCGCGACGACGACCGCTCCGCCCGCCGAGGCGACCCCCGCCCCGCCCGCGAAGAGCGCCCCCGCCGCGACGACGACCGACCCCGCCCCGCCCGCGAGGACCGCCAACCCCGCACCAGCGACCGCCACCGCGACGGCGACCGTCCCCGCCCACCCCGCGACCGCGCCGCCGACCCCCGCCCCCGCGACGACCGCGCGGCCCGCCCGGCACCCAAACGCCAGCCCCCGAGGCGGCCCCGGCCGGAAGACCGCTGA
- a CDS encoding NAD(P)/FAD-dependent oxidoreductase — MTAPIDVDLLIVGAGPTGLFAAYYAGFRELSTVVVDSLPEPGGQVTAMYPEKMIFDVAGFPAVRGRDLINALVDQADQWKPTYLLGRRAHELSEVDGKFEIGLDGGTVVRAGAILITAGIGEFTPRPLPAGDGWLDRGMVHFVPSFEVHRGQDVVIVGGGDSAFDWALALHPIARSVTLVHRRAKFRAMPATVRQVENLGVRIITDAEVTALRGDESGLREVDVKVAGETEALPAQTVVAALGFTADLGPIEAWGLEIAHRSIAVDSTMRTARDRVYAAGDVAAYAGKVKLIATGFGEAATAVNNIAVALNPEAHLFPGHSSNAE, encoded by the coding sequence ATGACGGCTCCGATCGATGTCGACCTCCTCATCGTCGGCGCGGGCCCCACCGGCCTGTTCGCCGCGTACTACGCCGGGTTCCGCGAACTGAGCACCGTCGTGGTCGACTCCCTGCCCGAGCCGGGCGGCCAGGTGACCGCGATGTACCCGGAGAAGATGATCTTCGATGTGGCGGGATTCCCCGCCGTGCGCGGCCGGGACCTGATCAACGCACTGGTCGACCAGGCCGACCAGTGGAAGCCCACCTACCTGCTCGGCAGGCGGGCGCACGAGCTGTCCGAAGTGGACGGAAAGTTCGAGATCGGCCTCGACGGCGGCACCGTCGTGCGCGCGGGCGCCATCCTGATCACCGCGGGCATCGGCGAGTTCACCCCCCGCCCGCTGCCCGCGGGCGACGGCTGGCTCGACCGCGGCATGGTCCACTTCGTGCCGTCCTTCGAGGTGCACCGCGGCCAGGACGTCGTGATCGTCGGCGGCGGCGACTCGGCCTTCGACTGGGCCCTGGCCCTGCACCCCATCGCGCGCAGCGTCACCCTCGTCCACCGCCGCGCCAAGTTCCGCGCCATGCCCGCCACGGTCCGCCAGGTGGAGAACCTCGGCGTGCGGATCATCACCGACGCCGAGGTCACCGCCCTGCGCGGCGACGAGTCCGGGCTGCGCGAGGTGGATGTGAAGGTGGCGGGGGAGACCGAGGCGCTGCCCGCCCAGACCGTCGTCGCCGCGCTCGGCTTCACCGCCGACCTCGGCCCGATCGAGGCCTGGGGCCTGGAGATCGCCCACCGCTCCATCGCCGTGGACTCCACCATGCGAACGGCGCGCGACCGCGTCTACGCGGCGGGCGACGTCGCCGCGTACGCAGGCAAGGTCAAGCTGATCGCCACCGGTTTCGGGGAGGCTGCGACCGCGGTCAACAACATCGCGGTGGCGCTGAACCCCGAGGCCCACCTGTTCCCCGGCCACTCCAGCAACGCGGAGTAG
- the xseA gene encoding exodeoxyribonuclease VII large subunit, whose protein sequence is MTGPTAEEPWPVRTVARKIAEWINRLGTVWVEGQLTQISARPGTGTAFLTLRDPAADVSMTVTCPTGMLRQHEPPLIDGTRVVVHAKPTYFLNRGTISLRADEIRAVGIGELLARIERLRRLLTAEGLFDPRRKRRPPFLPKKVGLITGRASAAERDVLVNAKARWPAVDFRVENVAVQGALAVPQIIDALSVLDKDPAVEVIVIARGGGSVEDLLPFSDEALCRAVSGCRTPVVSAIGHEPDTPLLDHVADVRCSTPTDAGKRVVPDVAEESQRVRQLRDRARRALHGWVDRERRLLDSLRSRPVLADPVTPLVRRAEQIDALAERARRALLGRLTAEQTALHATRARLTTLGPAATLARGYAVVQHTDTDGTPRVLRSIEDAPEGTRLRIRVADGALHAVVTGDGDEVVEGR, encoded by the coding sequence GTGACAGGTCCGACCGCAGAAGAGCCGTGGCCGGTCCGCACGGTCGCCCGCAAGATCGCCGAGTGGATCAACCGGCTCGGCACCGTCTGGGTCGAGGGCCAGCTCACCCAGATCTCCGCGCGGCCCGGCACCGGAACCGCGTTCCTGACCCTGCGCGACCCGGCCGCCGACGTGTCGATGACCGTCACCTGCCCGACCGGGATGCTGCGCCAGCACGAACCGCCGCTGATCGACGGCACCCGCGTCGTCGTCCACGCCAAGCCGACGTACTTCCTCAACCGGGGCACCATCAGCCTGCGCGCCGACGAGATCCGCGCCGTCGGCATCGGTGAGCTGCTCGCACGCATCGAGCGCCTGCGCCGCCTGCTCACCGCCGAGGGCCTGTTCGACCCGCGCCGCAAGCGCAGGCCGCCGTTCCTGCCGAAGAAGGTCGGGCTGATCACCGGCCGCGCGTCGGCCGCCGAGCGTGACGTGCTCGTCAACGCCAAGGCGCGCTGGCCCGCGGTGGATTTCCGGGTGGAGAACGTCGCCGTGCAGGGCGCGCTGGCAGTCCCCCAGATCATCGACGCGCTGTCCGTGCTGGACAAGGACCCGGCCGTCGAGGTGATCGTGATCGCCCGCGGCGGCGGCAGCGTCGAGGACCTGCTGCCGTTCTCCGACGAGGCGCTGTGCCGGGCGGTGTCGGGCTGCCGCACGCCGGTGGTCAGCGCGATCGGCCACGAACCGGACACCCCACTGCTCGACCATGTGGCCGACGTGCGGTGCTCGACGCCGACCGACGCGGGCAAACGAGTGGTCCCCGATGTCGCCGAGGAGTCGCAGCGGGTACGCCAACTGCGTGATCGCGCCCGCCGCGCCCTGCACGGCTGGGTCGACCGCGAACGCAGGCTGCTCGACTCGCTGCGCAGCCGCCCGGTGCTCGCCGACCCGGTGACTCCGCTGGTGAGGCGCGCGGAGCAGATCGACGCGCTTGCCGAACGCGCCCGCCGCGCGCTGCTGGGCAGGCTCACCGCGGAGCAAACGGCGCTGCACGCCACGCGCGCCCGCTTGACGACCCTGGGACCAGCCGCCACGCTTGCTCGCGGGTATGCGGTCGTTCAGCACACCGACACCGACGGGACTCCCCGGGTTCTCCGCTCGATCGAGGACGCTCCGGAGGGCACCCGTCTGCGAATCCGGGTCGCCGACGGCGCGCTGCACGCTGTCGTCACCGGCGACGGGGACGAAGTCGTCGAAGGGAGGTAG
- a CDS encoding 4-hydroxy-3-methylbut-2-enyl diphosphate reductase: MTSATKRVLLAKPRGYCAGVDRAVITVEKALETYGPPVYVRKEIVHNRHVVETLRDRGAIFVDEADEVPEGALVVFSAHGVSPAVHEQAAERNLRTIDATCPLVTKVHFEAKRFAREDYDILLIGHEGHEEVEGTAGEAPEHVQLVDGPEDVDKVVVRDPSKVIWLSQTTLSVDETMERVDQLRERFPDLQNPPSDDICYATQNRQVAVKAMAPECDLVLVVGSTNSSNSKRLVEVALLAGAKASYLIDYAHEVDESWLDGVTTVGVTSGASVPDNLVMDLLAWLAARGYGQVDEVTTANEKIAFALPPELRKDLKPTRD, translated from the coding sequence ATGACTTCCGCGACCAAGCGTGTGTTGCTCGCCAAGCCGCGCGGCTACTGCGCAGGCGTCGACCGGGCGGTCATCACCGTCGAGAAGGCGCTGGAGACCTACGGCCCGCCGGTCTACGTGCGCAAGGAGATCGTCCACAACCGCCACGTCGTGGAGACCCTCCGCGACCGCGGCGCGATCTTCGTCGACGAGGCCGACGAGGTGCCCGAGGGCGCCCTCGTGGTGTTCTCCGCCCACGGCGTCTCGCCCGCGGTCCACGAACAGGCCGCCGAGCGCAACCTGCGCACGATCGACGCGACCTGCCCCCTGGTCACCAAAGTCCACTTCGAGGCCAAGCGCTTCGCGCGCGAGGACTACGACATCCTGCTGATCGGCCACGAGGGCCACGAGGAAGTCGAGGGCACCGCGGGTGAGGCGCCGGAGCACGTGCAGCTGGTGGACGGCCCCGAGGACGTCGACAAGGTCGTGGTGCGCGACCCGTCCAAGGTGATCTGGCTGTCCCAGACGACCTTGTCGGTCGACGAGACGATGGAGCGGGTCGACCAGCTCCGCGAACGCTTCCCCGATTTGCAGAACCCGCCCAGCGACGACATCTGCTACGCCACCCAGAACCGCCAGGTCGCGGTCAAGGCCATGGCACCGGAATGCGATCTGGTCCTGGTCGTCGGCTCGACCAACTCCTCGAACTCCAAGCGCCTGGTCGAGGTCGCGCTGCTGGCCGGGGCCAAGGCGTCCTACCTGATCGACTACGCCCACGAGGTGGATGAGTCCTGGCTGGACGGCGTCACCACAGTCGGCGTCACCAGCGGCGCGTCGGTGCCGGACAATCTGGTGATGGACCTGCTGGCCTGGCTGGCCGCGCGCGGGTATGGGCAGGTCGACGAGGTGACGACGGCCAACGAGAAGATCGCCTTCGCCCTGCCGCCGGAACTCCGCAAGGACCTCAAGCCCACCCGCGACTGA
- the glpX gene encoding class II fructose-bisphosphatase, giving the protein MNTSTTSPATRRREAPDRNLALELVRVTEAAAMAAGRWVGRGDKIGGDQAAVDAMRKLVHTVSMRGVVVIGEGEKDEAPMLFNGEEVGNGDGPDCDVAVDPIDGTTLMAKGMPNAIAVLAVAERGAMFDPSAVFYMEKLAVGPEAADVVDITAPVAENIRRVAKAKHSDVSDVTVCILDRPRHENLIHEVREAGARIHFISDGDVAGAISAARPNTGVDLLLGIGGTPEGIIAAAALKCMGGAIQGKLWPKDAEERAKAIDAGHDLDRVYLTDDLVRGDNVFFCATGITDGDLLRGVHYRAGGCTTQSIVMRSKSGTVRMIDGFHRLTKLREYSSVDFDRGADADEELPPLP; this is encoded by the coding sequence ATGAACACCTCGACCACCAGCCCCGCCACGCGCCGCCGGGAGGCACCCGATCGGAACCTGGCGCTGGAGCTGGTCCGGGTCACCGAGGCCGCGGCGATGGCTGCGGGCCGCTGGGTCGGCCGCGGCGACAAGATCGGCGGCGACCAGGCCGCGGTGGACGCCATGCGCAAGCTCGTGCACACCGTCTCGATGCGCGGCGTCGTCGTGATCGGCGAGGGCGAGAAGGACGAAGCGCCCATGCTCTTCAACGGCGAGGAGGTCGGCAACGGCGACGGGCCCGACTGCGACGTCGCGGTCGACCCGATCGACGGCACCACCCTGATGGCCAAGGGCATGCCCAACGCCATCGCGGTGCTCGCGGTCGCCGAGCGCGGGGCGATGTTCGACCCGTCGGCGGTCTTCTACATGGAGAAGCTCGCCGTGGGCCCGGAGGCCGCCGACGTGGTCGACATCACCGCCCCGGTCGCCGAGAACATCCGCCGGGTCGCCAAGGCCAAGCACTCCGACGTCTCCGACGTCACCGTGTGCATCCTCGACCGCCCACGCCACGAGAACCTGATCCACGAGGTCCGCGAGGCGGGCGCGCGCATCCACTTCATCTCCGACGGCGACGTCGCGGGCGCCATCTCCGCCGCGCGCCCCAACACCGGCGTCGACCTGCTGCTCGGCATCGGCGGCACCCCCGAGGGCATCATCGCCGCGGCCGCGCTCAAGTGCATGGGCGGGGCGATCCAGGGCAAGCTGTGGCCCAAGGACGCCGAGGAGCGGGCCAAGGCCATCGACGCGGGTCACGACCTCGACCGGGTCTACCTGACCGACGACCTGGTGCGCGGCGACAACGTGTTCTTCTGCGCAACCGGCATCACCGACGGCGACCTCCTGCGCGGCGTGCACTACCGCGCGGGCGGCTGCACCACCCAGTCGATCGTCATGCGGTCCAAGTCGGGCACCGTGCGCATGATCGACGGCTTCCACCGGCTGACCAAGCTCCGCGAGTACTCCTCGGTCGATTTCGACCGCGGCGCCGACGCCGACGAGGAACTGCCCCCGCTGCCGTAA
- a CDS encoding lipid droplet-associated protein, producing the protein MKSLPLPLRLAAGLAATAVEQARDLPTKLAGLPVTVASQALQVSMRVQQHVTELAIKGDEALAALRPVEEDPDWATFDEDIDDYDLSRPAFDRVTDDEPEGEPAEDEPAATDDPWAQEEQAITVAVTAPSAVPNYDELSLPQLRARLRQLSVADLEEALAHERAGENRPEFVGMLTRRIATVRDQT; encoded by the coding sequence ATGAAGTCTCTCCCCCTGCCGTTGCGCCTCGCGGCCGGTCTCGCGGCCACCGCGGTCGAGCAGGCCCGCGACCTGCCCACCAAGCTCGCCGGGTTGCCGGTGACGGTGGCCAGCCAGGCGCTGCAGGTGTCGATGCGGGTCCAGCAGCACGTCACCGAGCTCGCGATCAAGGGCGACGAGGCGCTCGCCGCGCTGCGGCCGGTCGAAGAGGACCCGGACTGGGCGACCTTCGATGAGGACATCGACGACTACGACCTGAGCCGCCCCGCCTTCGACCGGGTCACCGACGACGAACCGGAAGGCGAACCCGCCGAGGACGAGCCCGCCGCGACCGACGACCCGTGGGCGCAGGAGGAGCAGGCGATCACCGTCGCCGTCACCGCGCCGTCGGCCGTGCCGAACTATGACGAGTTGTCCCTGCCGCAGCTGCGGGCCCGCCTGCGCCAGCTCTCTGTCGCCGATCTCGAGGAAGCCCTGGCCCACGAGCGCGCGGGCGAGAACCGCCCCGAGTTCGTCGGCATGCTCACCCGCCGCATCGCGACGGTGCGCGACCAGACGTGA